A window of Chitinophaga sp. MM2321 contains these coding sequences:
- a CDS encoding TonB-dependent receptor produces the protein MKLTFLLLTVALLNVHATGLSQTVSFSGKDAQLKTIFSAIKKQTGYVVFYDNALLKKTHPVTVSLKDVGVEELLSATLRGQGLSFIIVEKTISIKKQPVFSFFGLEKPLPPPVAVTGRVTDAEGVPLPGVTVLVKDTRTAAITNEAGEFKLSVNQGTTIIFSYIGFEKEEVIINGQNRIEVKLRRAANQALDELVVIGYGTVRKSDLTGAVSSIKGDAIATRKTTQVSQALQGAMPGVMVTRNNNAPGATAQIRVRGITTITDAGANPLIILDGVPVDDINAINPNDIDNISVLKDAASASIYGSRAAAGVILVTTKRAKNGQLNLDYTFEYGLEKPTKLPDYVDVVRFMQLTNELRWNDNGNNANEYPTYTKDVVDNYRQLNADNPDQYPDTDWRGLILNNTAPRQSHMLSISGAGKAIRSRVSLGYDKTDALYDGRTYERLTARVNNDITITKYLSASVDLNFKRSTVKQPYTDHDPNNKTYDPMYKMGIIPPVYAAMWSDGRIGAGKDGANVYALMKNGGFSNDWYNQIGGKIGLDFTPIEGLKISGIISPSMNFDKGKWFNKKIPYTSFNNPNSVSGYIEGAFATRLNEVRNDNYRYTTQFIANYTKQFKNHNINLMGGYEYFHAFDEELTAARSQYILNKYPYLNLGPLEYRDNSGKAYENAYRSWFGRVMYNYKDKYLLQGNIRYDASSRFAPGYRWGSFPSFSAGWVVSEEAFLKKTASWLSFLKLRASWGSLGNERIKGNYPYQSILSFENNSLFYQGNNVLSAQSAAQFQYAIRDISWETTQSYDIGADINFLDNRLRFTGDYYKKTTRDILLELEIPKFIGFDNPFQNTGKMYTHGWDLQLGWNDRVNDFTYNVSVNLSDFKSKMGYLGGTEFLGDMIKKEGSEFNEWYGYVSDGIYQTQDEVDKSAKLNANVKPGDVRFKDVSGPDGVPDGKISPEYDRVLLGGSLPRYMYGGSLQVGYKNWDLGVVLQGVGKQNARLTPDIVQPLRENYGTFPAILDGNTWSKYNTDEQNMKATFPRYSNTSAGNNYAMSDYWLINGSYFRLKNISLGYNLPKHITGKVKVQDIRIYSTVSDVWSRHHFPKGWDPEMNYLGYPITTTFVFGASVKF, from the coding sequence ATGAAGTTAACGTTCCTACTGCTGACTGTAGCACTGCTCAATGTCCATGCTACGGGGTTATCACAAACAGTTAGTTTTTCCGGTAAGGATGCGCAGCTGAAAACTATTTTCTCTGCCATTAAAAAACAAACCGGTTATGTCGTGTTTTATGACAATGCCCTCCTTAAAAAAACACATCCTGTAACTGTATCATTGAAGGATGTAGGGGTAGAAGAACTACTGTCAGCTACCCTGAGAGGGCAGGGGCTTAGTTTTATTATCGTAGAGAAAACGATCTCTATTAAGAAACAGCCCGTGTTTTCTTTCTTCGGCCTGGAAAAGCCACTACCGCCACCGGTAGCTGTCACCGGACGGGTAACGGATGCTGAAGGCGTACCATTGCCGGGTGTTACAGTACTGGTGAAGGATACCAGAACAGCCGCCATCACCAACGAAGCCGGTGAGTTTAAACTGAGTGTAAACCAGGGAACCACGATCATCTTTTCTTACATCGGCTTCGAGAAAGAAGAAGTGATTATCAATGGTCAGAACCGGATCGAGGTGAAATTGCGCAGAGCTGCGAACCAGGCACTCGATGAACTGGTGGTGATTGGTTACGGTACTGTCAGGAAAAGTGACCTCACCGGTGCGGTATCATCTATCAAAGGAGATGCTATTGCCACGCGTAAAACAACCCAGGTATCCCAGGCACTTCAGGGAGCTATGCCCGGTGTAATGGTTACCCGCAATAATAACGCACCCGGCGCCACAGCACAGATCCGTGTTCGTGGTATCACTACTATTACAGATGCAGGCGCCAATCCATTAATCATCCTGGATGGTGTGCCGGTGGATGACATCAACGCGATCAATCCCAATGATATCGATAATATCTCCGTTCTGAAGGATGCTGCCTCCGCTTCCATCTATGGGTCCAGGGCCGCAGCCGGCGTTATCCTGGTAACCACCAAACGCGCAAAGAACGGACAACTGAATCTTGACTACACTTTCGAGTACGGACTGGAAAAGCCTACCAAATTACCGGATTACGTAGATGTGGTGCGCTTCATGCAGTTGACCAATGAATTAAGATGGAATGATAATGGCAATAACGCCAACGAATACCCGACGTACACCAAAGATGTGGTAGATAACTATCGCCAATTAAATGCCGACAATCCGGATCAATATCCAGATACCGATTGGAGAGGACTGATCCTGAATAACACTGCTCCCCGCCAGAGTCATATGCTCAGCATCTCCGGCGCCGGAAAGGCTATCCGCTCCAGGGTGTCACTGGGTTATGATAAAACAGATGCCCTGTATGATGGCCGCACCTACGAGCGCCTGACTGCAAGAGTCAACAATGATATTACGATTACCAAATATCTCTCTGCCAGTGTAGACCTGAATTTTAAAAGATCGACAGTCAAACAGCCGTATACCGATCATGATCCGAATAACAAAACCTATGACCCCATGTATAAGATGGGCATTATTCCGCCCGTGTATGCTGCTATGTGGTCTGATGGCCGTATAGGCGCAGGAAAGGACGGCGCCAATGTTTATGCACTGATGAAAAACGGCGGATTTAGTAATGATTGGTACAACCAGATAGGCGGAAAGATAGGACTGGATTTTACACCCATCGAAGGGTTGAAAATTTCGGGTATCATCTCTCCATCCATGAATTTCGATAAAGGGAAATGGTTCAATAAAAAGATTCCTTACACTTCTTTTAATAATCCCAATTCTGTATCCGGCTATATTGAAGGTGCATTTGCCACGCGGTTGAATGAGGTAAGGAATGATAACTACAGGTATACCACGCAGTTCATCGCTAATTATACCAAACAGTTTAAAAACCACAACATTAACCTGATGGGAGGCTACGAATACTTCCACGCGTTTGATGAAGAGCTTACGGCTGCGCGCAGTCAATATATTCTCAACAAATATCCTTATCTGAACCTGGGGCCGCTGGAATACCGTGACAACAGTGGTAAAGCATATGAAAATGCTTACCGCTCCTGGTTTGGCCGTGTGATGTATAACTATAAAGATAAGTACCTGTTGCAGGGAAATATACGCTATGATGCATCTTCCCGTTTCGCACCAGGCTACCGGTGGGGTTCTTTCCCTTCTTTCTCTGCCGGTTGGGTAGTGTCTGAAGAAGCGTTTCTGAAAAAAACGGCTTCCTGGTTATCTTTCCTGAAATTAAGGGCTTCCTGGGGTTCGCTGGGTAATGAAAGGATCAAAGGAAACTATCCTTACCAGTCTATTCTTTCTTTTGAAAACAATTCCTTGTTTTACCAGGGCAACAATGTATTGTCAGCGCAATCCGCTGCACAGTTCCAATATGCGATCCGCGACATCTCCTGGGAAACAACCCAATCCTATGATATAGGTGCAGATATTAATTTCCTGGATAACCGACTTCGTTTTACCGGTGACTACTACAAAAAAACGACAAGAGATATCCTGCTGGAATTAGAGATTCCTAAGTTTATCGGGTTTGATAATCCTTTCCAGAATACCGGGAAAATGTATACCCACGGCTGGGATCTGCAGTTGGGATGGAACGACCGCGTGAATGATTTTACGTATAATGTATCTGTTAACCTGTCGGATTTTAAATCGAAGATGGGATATCTGGGTGGAACTGAATTTCTCGGTGACATGATAAAAAAAGAGGGCAGTGAATTTAACGAATGGTATGGCTACGTATCCGATGGTATTTATCAGACCCAGGATGAAGTAGATAAATCGGCTAAGCTGAATGCAAATGTAAAGCCTGGTGATGTCCGGTTTAAAGATGTCAGCGGTCCTGATGGCGTACCCGATGGCAAAATATCGCCGGAGTACGACCGTGTACTGCTGGGTGGTTCATTGCCCCGGTATATGTATGGCGGTAGCTTACAGGTAGGGTATAAAAACTGGGACCTGGGCGTGGTTTTGCAGGGTGTAGGAAAACAAAATGCCCGGTTAACACCGGATATCGTTCAGCCGTTACGTGAAAACTATGGCACTTTCCCTGCTATACTGGATGGTAATACCTGGAGCAAGTATAATACGGATGAACAGAACATGAAGGCAACCTTCCCACGTTATTCCAATACTTCTGCCGGTAATAATTATGCCATGTCCGACTACTGGCTGATCAACGGCAGTTATTTCAGACTGAAAAATATCAGCCTGGGATATAATCTGCCGAAGCATATTACCGGAAAGGTCAAGGTACAGGATATACGTATATACAGCACCGTTAGTGATGTATGGTCCAGGCACCACTTCCCCAAAGGATGGGATCCGGAAATGAACTACCTGGGGTATCCAATCACCACCACTTTTGTATTTGGTGCATCTGTAAAATTTTAA
- a CDS encoding thioredoxin family protein has product MKGTVLIFCLLLSVVNALSAQETAGIRFSDMNYEAALKAAKESGKLVFIDVYTTWCPPCKRMEKEIFPLAEVGNTYNKSFINCRINAEDKEGSVVARKYNVGGYPTYLFLNEEGEVLHRGLGYNPDPAVFLRLAKVAADNAKRNWTVESMQKKYAQKKNDPDFLITYIRKLEELHMDKDVQAPLDQYLSLIRDDAAFTSFNINFLLQHIKSIPSNTVDFIIAHQDDFVAGILPDELYPEKISRTKEEKYGSVMNNVIMGSMVTAISQKDKALFELIHDKARQVKHLGGKFQLSFFGFSTQFSVTTKDTTGLIKQLHAFADTTLPSEMKNLSQYSQRFYDHWYYPYLIGKEDSTKIKDFVAEKESWKGNYQRYLAKTVDNAARRYLEFGTSRDDFQQGITLGKTAAELNKEIPDAFNTMALLYYKTHRQKKALKYQRQAVSLSNQQQRAVMEQQLNNMKLRKAIDE; this is encoded by the coding sequence ATGAAAGGAACCGTCCTCATCTTTTGTTTATTGTTATCCGTTGTTAACGCTTTGTCAGCACAGGAAACAGCCGGCATCCGGTTTTCAGACATGAATTATGAAGCAGCATTGAAGGCTGCAAAGGAATCAGGTAAACTGGTATTTATTGATGTATATACTACGTGGTGTCCGCCTTGCAAGCGGATGGAAAAGGAGATTTTTCCATTGGCAGAAGTTGGTAACACGTATAATAAATCATTTATTAACTGCAGAATTAATGCAGAAGATAAGGAAGGCAGTGTGGTAGCCAGGAAGTATAACGTTGGCGGCTATCCGACGTATTTATTCCTCAATGAAGAAGGAGAAGTGCTGCACAGAGGATTGGGGTACAATCCTGACCCTGCGGTATTTCTGCGGCTGGCGAAGGTGGCCGCTGATAACGCAAAGCGCAACTGGACTGTGGAGAGCATGCAAAAGAAGTATGCGCAAAAGAAAAACGACCCTGATTTTTTGATTACCTATATCAGGAAACTGGAAGAACTGCATATGGATAAGGATGTACAAGCCCCGCTGGATCAATATCTTAGCCTGATAAGAGATGATGCGGCCTTTACTTCTTTCAATATTAATTTTCTTTTACAGCATATTAAAAGCATACCATCCAATACGGTTGATTTTATAATAGCGCACCAGGATGATTTTGTAGCAGGGATCTTACCAGACGAGCTTTATCCGGAAAAGATCAGTAGAACAAAAGAAGAGAAGTATGGTTCAGTCATGAACAATGTTATTATGGGAAGCATGGTCACCGCTATTTCACAAAAGGATAAAGCGTTGTTTGAGCTGATCCACGACAAGGCCCGGCAGGTGAAGCATCTCGGAGGAAAATTCCAGCTCTCTTTTTTTGGGTTCAGTACGCAGTTTAGCGTCACTACAAAAGATACAACGGGGCTGATCAAACAGTTGCATGCTTTTGCGGATACCACCTTACCATCAGAAATGAAGAACCTGTCGCAGTATAGCCAGCGTTTTTATGACCACTGGTATTATCCCTATCTTATTGGAAAAGAAGACAGCACTAAAATAAAGGATTTCGTGGCGGAGAAGGAATCCTGGAAGGGCAATTATCAGCGGTATCTGGCAAAAACAGTAGATAATGCAGCCCGGAGATACCTGGAATTTGGAACGTCCCGTGATGATTTCCAGCAAGGCATTACTTTGGGCAAAACGGCTGCGGAACTGAATAAGGAAATCCCTGACGCATTCAATACCATGGCCTTACTATATTATAAAACCCACCGGCAAAAAAAGGCCCTTAAATATCAGCGGCAGGCGGTGAGCCTGAGTAACCAGCAGCAGAGAGCCGTAATGGAGCAGCAGTTAAACAACATGAAATTACGAAAGGCGATCGACGAGTAA
- a CDS encoding RagB/SusD family nutrient uptake outer membrane protein, translating to MKQHIIIACISLFTMTACGSLDLNPLSDGSSETWNSSAEEIEMSLNGLYKDAFWMKDSDEWTDDWMYRDATTEITGATINGETNFVKTWWNNTYKAISRTNTVLQSVNRAAAVLTADQISRYAAEARFVRACQYSRLLSHYGNIVYTDSTLDIAQALNLKQMDKQEVLQKIYADFDAAGAGLKTVYGASELKRATAGAAFAMKARIAIQMGDWKTARDAAKACMDLGIYKLHPDFGNLFLSKTKNSVETVFGLPRSIALKVVLGDCQNYVGRNAGGWAAKDPSWDLFCAFLCKDGLPIDESPMFNPRKPFENRDPRCAATIVEFQTPHLGYMFQPHPDSLTVLKISDGKYVENKDTRSIAQYASFNGLLFKKGINEDWLLNSWTVEPDNIIIRFADVVLMYAEAKIELNEADQTVRDAINKVRARAYGVDYTNTAAYPAVTATDQSVLRKTLRTERRMEFALEGIRYMDIIRWRLAEKVLNKVNYGMLEPTDLKEKVVKPGLWFFPQVPPVDADGVADFAPMYNAGLIKQIAIRKFDATRQYLWPIPSTEVLTSGLEQNPNY from the coding sequence ATGAAGCAACATATTATCATTGCCTGCATCTCCCTTTTTACGATGACGGCCTGCGGCAGCCTGGATCTGAACCCGCTGTCTGATGGCTCCAGCGAAACCTGGAATTCCAGTGCGGAAGAAATTGAAATGTCACTGAACGGTTTATATAAAGACGCTTTCTGGATGAAAGACAGTGATGAATGGACCGACGACTGGATGTACCGCGATGCCACCACAGAGATTACGGGTGCTACTATCAACGGGGAAACGAACTTCGTAAAAACATGGTGGAACAATACCTACAAAGCCATTTCAAGGACTAATACAGTGCTGCAAAGCGTAAACAGGGCCGCAGCCGTATTAACCGCAGACCAGATCAGCCGCTATGCTGCAGAAGCCCGCTTTGTGCGTGCCTGTCAGTATTCGCGCCTGCTTTCGCACTACGGCAACATCGTATACACGGATTCAACCCTCGATATAGCCCAGGCGTTGAACCTGAAACAGATGGACAAACAGGAAGTGTTGCAAAAAATATATGCAGATTTTGATGCTGCCGGCGCCGGCCTGAAAACAGTTTACGGCGCTTCTGAATTGAAGCGCGCTACCGCCGGTGCGGCCTTTGCTATGAAGGCACGCATTGCCATACAAATGGGGGACTGGAAAACCGCAAGGGATGCCGCCAAAGCCTGTATGGACCTTGGTATTTATAAACTGCATCCTGATTTCGGGAACCTGTTTCTCTCTAAAACAAAAAATTCTGTAGAAACAGTTTTCGGATTACCACGCTCTATTGCATTAAAAGTAGTACTGGGTGATTGTCAGAACTATGTAGGACGTAATGCCGGTGGCTGGGCTGCCAAAGACCCTTCATGGGATTTGTTCTGCGCCTTCCTTTGCAAAGACGGACTACCCATTGATGAATCTCCTATGTTCAATCCGCGTAAGCCTTTTGAGAACCGTGATCCGAGATGCGCCGCTACCATCGTGGAATTCCAGACCCCACACCTGGGTTATATGTTCCAGCCGCATCCCGATTCACTCACGGTATTGAAAATATCGGATGGGAAATATGTAGAAAATAAAGATACCCGCTCCATCGCACAATATGCCTCTTTCAACGGCCTGTTGTTTAAAAAAGGGATTAACGAAGACTGGCTCCTCAACTCCTGGACCGTGGAACCCGATAATATCATCATCCGTTTTGCTGATGTGGTACTCATGTACGCAGAAGCAAAAATTGAACTGAATGAAGCAGATCAGACGGTGAGGGATGCTATTAATAAAGTAAGGGCCCGCGCTTACGGTGTGGACTATACGAATACAGCTGCTTACCCTGCCGTTACGGCCACAGATCAAAGTGTGCTGAGAAAAACGCTCCGCACGGAAAGACGTATGGAGTTTGCGTTGGAAGGTATCCGCTATATGGATATTATCCGCTGGCGCCTTGCGGAAAAAGTGTTGAACAAAGTGAATTACGGTATGCTCGAACCCACCGATCTGAAAGAAAAAGTAGTGAAACCGGGACTGTGGTTCTTCCCGCAGGTACCACCGGTAGATGCGGATGGTGTGGCCGATTTTGCACCGATGTATAATGCAGGACTTATTAAGCAGATAGCGATTCGCAAATTTGATGCTACCCGTCAATACCTGTGGCCAATACCGTCTACAGAAGTGCTGACAAGTGGCCTGGAGCAAAACCCGAATTACTAG
- a CDS encoding FAD:protein FMN transferase, translating into MKILTLLLGFFSILSTSGLAVAATRDLPVISLEGVTQGTTYHIRYLDGQQRNFKQLVDSVLMDIDKCLSTYRTDSEISLFNQSDQYEFQLPYFYPVLKKSAEVYVATQGAFDPTVMPLVAAYRAAKKTGKLTSPRRVDSLLQYVGFHLISFDEFSVRKLNTNVRLDFDAIAQGYTVDVMAALLESKGITSYMVEVGGELRSKGKKSDHAYWTIGIENPFHSDGLQSVMRLVDKAAATSGNYRNYYKQNGHTYSHIIDPRTGYSRQDPLQSATVFANDAMTADAYATAFLVMGLEATKQFLSGRHDLDAYLIYADDKGTLKTYATAGIKNDVVPGR; encoded by the coding sequence ATGAAGATATTGACTTTGCTGCTGGGATTTTTTTCAATATTGTCAACGTCCGGGTTAGCGGTGGCAGCCACCCGTGATTTGCCTGTAATAAGCCTGGAAGGGGTTACGCAGGGCACTACTTATCACATCCGCTACCTGGACGGGCAGCAACGGAATTTTAAACAACTGGTAGACTCCGTGTTGATGGATATTGATAAATGTTTATCTACCTATCGCACGGATTCCGAGATTTCACTTTTCAATCAATCGGATCAATATGAATTTCAGTTGCCTTATTTTTATCCGGTACTGAAAAAATCAGCAGAAGTATATGTCGCTACGCAGGGTGCTTTTGATCCTACGGTAATGCCGCTGGTGGCCGCTTACCGGGCTGCAAAAAAAACGGGAAAACTTACCTCTCCCCGGCGGGTGGACTCATTGTTGCAATATGTGGGCTTTCACCTGATTTCCTTTGATGAATTTTCGGTGCGCAAGTTGAATACAAACGTCCGGCTGGATTTTGATGCTATCGCACAGGGCTATACGGTGGACGTGATGGCAGCGTTGCTGGAATCAAAAGGCATCACCAGCTATATGGTGGAAGTGGGAGGTGAGCTGCGTAGTAAAGGAAAGAAATCTGATCATGCCTACTGGACCATAGGTATAGAAAACCCATTCCATTCTGATGGCCTGCAATCCGTAATGAGACTGGTTGACAAGGCTGCCGCCACTTCCGGTAATTATCGTAATTATTATAAACAGAACGGGCATACCTATAGTCATATCATTGATCCCAGAACGGGGTATTCCCGACAGGACCCCTTGCAGAGTGCAACGGTTTTTGCCAATGATGCCATGACCGCAGATGCTTATGCAACGGCGTTCCTGGTAATGGGACTGGAAGCAACCAAACAGTTCCTTTCCGGCAGGCATGACCTGGATGCATACCTGATCTATGCAGATGATAAGGGTACATTAAAAACATATGCTACGGCAGGGATTAAAAATGATGTTGTTCCCGGACGCTGA
- a CDS encoding FAD-dependent oxidoreductase, with product MRTLLCMLVLCLFTAGLSAQNHVFVETESFNDKGGWVVDQQSFPVIGSSYIMAHGMGRPVKDATTTVNFPAKGKYHIWVRTKDWAPFPKGPGKFLVSIDDKPLNPVFGESGSDEWKWYDAGETTINTAAIKLSLKDLTGFNGRCDAILFTDAKNFTPPNKLDELNAFRKKVLHLSGKPAVAGNFDLVVVGGGIAGTCAAISASRLGLKVALIQDRPVLGGNNSSEVRVHLMGDIDKNYYPKLGRIVREMDNGDPGNGNPDAKEYGDKRKNDIVNAEKNISLFLNTHVYKVEKKDNQIIAVTGRNISTNEDTRFTGTYFSDCTGDGTVGYLAGANFRMGRESKDETGESLAAEKSDSFTLGTSNLWASVERDTATTFPETPWALQFSDEYHIDAYKSDWEWETGFGNFNTIYDAEKIRDHNLRAIYGNWSYLKHNKSGKYAKQQLAWVAYIGGKRESRRIIGDHVLNQMDIQEGKQYPDGSVTATWTIDLHFPDAKNSQYFEGQEFFAGTRHIKVAPYTIPYRCLYSQNISNLFMAGRNISTTHVAFGSTRVMRTCGMMGEVVGFAAFVGKKYNTTPRGVYKDHLKELMAILKD from the coding sequence ATGAGAACACTGCTTTGCATGCTCGTGCTATGCTTATTCACAGCCGGCTTGTCGGCGCAAAATCATGTTTTTGTTGAAACGGAATCATTCAACGATAAGGGTGGCTGGGTAGTTGATCAGCAGTCTTTTCCCGTCATAGGATCGTCGTACATCATGGCGCATGGCATGGGCAGACCCGTGAAAGATGCTACCACCACCGTAAATTTTCCGGCAAAAGGAAAGTATCATATCTGGGTGCGCACGAAAGACTGGGCGCCATTTCCGAAAGGCCCGGGAAAATTCCTGGTGTCGATAGATGATAAGCCACTCAACCCCGTTTTTGGAGAAAGCGGTTCGGATGAATGGAAATGGTACGATGCCGGAGAAACAACTATAAATACAGCAGCAATAAAATTATCACTGAAAGACCTCACAGGTTTTAACGGTCGTTGCGATGCCATCTTGTTTACGGATGCCAAAAACTTTACGCCGCCTAACAAACTTGATGAGCTGAACGCCTTCAGGAAAAAAGTGCTGCATTTATCAGGCAAGCCAGCAGTGGCCGGCAACTTCGACCTCGTAGTCGTAGGTGGTGGTATTGCAGGCACCTGCGCTGCTATATCTGCTTCCAGGCTGGGGCTGAAAGTGGCGCTGATACAGGATCGTCCGGTATTGGGAGGAAATAACAGTTCTGAAGTAAGGGTACACCTGATGGGAGATATTGACAAGAATTATTATCCCAAACTGGGCAGGATTGTGCGGGAAATGGACAACGGAGATCCGGGCAACGGCAACCCCGATGCGAAAGAATATGGCGACAAAAGAAAAAATGATATTGTAAACGCAGAGAAAAATATTTCTTTGTTCCTCAACACACATGTATATAAAGTAGAGAAAAAAGATAACCAGATTATTGCGGTGACAGGGAGAAATATTTCGACCAATGAAGATACCCGTTTTACCGGCACTTATTTTTCTGATTGTACCGGCGATGGCACCGTAGGATATCTCGCGGGCGCAAATTTCCGGATGGGCAGGGAAAGCAAGGATGAAACAGGCGAGTCGCTGGCTGCTGAAAAATCCGATAGCTTTACGCTGGGCACTTCCAATTTATGGGCATCTGTAGAACGCGATACTGCCACTACATTCCCTGAAACGCCTTGGGCTTTACAGTTTTCAGATGAGTATCATATCGACGCTTATAAGTCTGACTGGGAATGGGAAACGGGTTTTGGTAACTTCAATACCATCTATGACGCAGAAAAAATCCGTGATCATAATCTCCGGGCTATTTATGGTAACTGGTCGTATCTTAAACATAATAAGTCCGGCAAGTATGCTAAACAGCAACTCGCCTGGGTAGCCTACATCGGTGGAAAGCGGGAGTCAAGAAGGATTATAGGCGATCATGTGCTAAACCAGATGGATATCCAGGAAGGGAAACAATACCCTGATGGTTCCGTAACAGCCACCTGGACGATAGACCTGCACTTCCCGGATGCTAAGAACAGCCAGTATTTTGAAGGACAGGAATTTTTTGCGGGTACCAGGCATATTAAAGTAGCGCCATACACGATTCCATACCGTTGCCTGTATTCACAGAATATTTCCAACCTGTTCATGGCGGGCAGAAATATCAGTACCACACACGTAGCTTTTGGTAGTACCCGTGTAATGCGCACCTGTGGCATGATGGGAGAGGTTGTTGGATTTGCTGCGTTTGTAGGTAAGAAATACAATACCACACCAAGAGGTGTTTATAAAGATCACCTGAAAGAATTAATGGCTATCCTGAAAGATTAA